The following proteins are co-located in the Aquarana catesbeiana isolate 2022-GZ linkage group LG02, ASM4218655v1, whole genome shotgun sequence genome:
- the LOC141129407 gene encoding cystatin-A-like: MSCGGQRPGGTSPGRAPTKEDQAILDKVKDAFVKQSGTHPCTFRAVLVASQVVAGTNYYFKVETGANTYSHLKVFVPLPQRNEEPSLTAFQMNKTKDDKLFYF; encoded by the exons ATGAGTTGTGGAGGTCAGCGACCTGGGGGAACAAGTCCAGGCAGGGCACCTACTAAGGAAGATCAAGCGATCCTTGACAAG GTGAAAGATGCATTTGTGAAACAGTCCGGGACGCACCCCTGCACATTTAGGGCAGTCCTCGTCGCCTCTCAGGTTGTTGCCGGCACAAATTACTATTTCAAG GTTGAGACTGGAGCTAACACTTATAGCCACCTTAAAGTGTTCGTACCTCTGCCTCAAAGAAACGAGGAACCGTCTTTGACGGCATTCCAGATGAATAAGACAAAGGATGataaactgttttatttctaa